In Armatimonadota bacterium, a single genomic region encodes these proteins:
- the secY gene encoding preprotein translocase subunit SecY has translation MSFGGFGGGYSGGGGDKSLSLPLTQIFKLAWEDEDLRARLKFVLLMFAVFALGVHIPVPVPGFSEERMLEALEKSQVFQLIDAFGGGALRRLSIFALGMNPYITASIIIQILTTAFPQMKKEMEEGGEYARKKQNQRTRGLTVIMCILQGWGYITMLEQAVQGLPLGSKLMILTFWTAGSMFTLWLGEQISERGIGNGVSLMIFAGIMIALPYQGGKLYHGLKDGAVSPFSVITLVALFLASTWLIVHFTAAQRRIPVQHMRRMVGTKAVGGKTSYLPFSLLMAGVIPIIFASAIIYLPQQFGTMLGGEVKDPQGLGKLGSMLISLGHYINPSPNGPLFGINFIINPIGCLVYVAMIFFFSYFWTAIQYNVEDISNNLKRGGSIIPGVRPGKQTKDFLDDVISKITIVGAGFISLVALLQYITPAVTKLDYRYGVGMVGGTSLLILVSVALETMRQIEANLLMKQYD, from the coding sequence GTGAGCTTCGGCGGCTTTGGCGGCGGCTACTCAGGCGGCGGAGGGGATAAATCCCTTTCGCTGCCTTTGACGCAAATCTTTAAGCTTGCTTGGGAGGACGAGGATCTTCGCGCCCGCCTAAAGTTCGTCCTTCTCATGTTTGCGGTGTTCGCCCTAGGCGTTCACATTCCGGTGCCCGTTCCTGGGTTTTCCGAAGAGCGAATGCTCGAAGCTCTTGAAAAGAGCCAAGTTTTCCAACTGATCGACGCGTTTGGCGGTGGTGCTCTGCGCCGGCTCTCCATCTTCGCGCTCGGTATGAACCCGTACATCACGGCGTCCATCATCATCCAAATCCTGACCACTGCTTTCCCGCAGATGAAGAAAGAGATGGAAGAGGGTGGTGAGTACGCTCGAAAGAAGCAGAACCAACGCACCCGTGGACTGACGGTCATCATGTGTATCCTCCAAGGTTGGGGCTACATCACGATGCTGGAGCAAGCAGTTCAAGGTCTTCCGCTCGGTTCGAAGCTGATGATCCTCACCTTCTGGACGGCAGGTTCCATGTTCACGCTCTGGCTCGGCGAGCAGATTTCTGAGCGCGGAATCGGAAACGGTGTTTCATTGATGATCTTCGCGGGAATCATGATCGCTCTGCCCTACCAAGGCGGGAAACTCTATCATGGTCTGAAGGATGGAGCGGTGTCTCCATTTAGTGTTATCACCCTGGTCGCTTTGTTCCTTGCTTCCACTTGGCTCATTGTCCACTTCACTGCAGCGCAGCGCCGGATTCCGGTTCAGCACATGCGACGGATGGTCGGCACGAAGGCTGTCGGCGGAAAGACCAGCTATCTACCGTTCTCGCTTCTTATGGCAGGCGTGATTCCAATCATCTTTGCATCGGCAATCATCTATCTGCCACAGCAGTTTGGAACGATGCTTGGTGGGGAAGTGAAGGATCCGCAAGGGCTTGGGAAACTAGGCTCGATGTTGATTTCGCTTGGGCACTACATCAATCCTTCTCCTAACGGACCACTGTTCGGGATCAACTTCATCATCAACCCAATCGGGTGCTTGGTGTACGTCGCAATGATCTTCTTCTTCAGCTACTTCTGGACTGCGATCCAGTACAACGTTGAAGACATCAGCAATAACCTCAAACGAGGCGGTTCTATCATCCCTGGCGTCCGACCCGGCAAGCAGACGAAGGACTTCCTTGACGACGTGATCTCCAAGATCACCATCGTTGGAGCAGGATTTATTTCGCTGGTCGCTCTGCTACAGTACATCACCCCTGCGGTGACCAAGCTGGACTACCGCTACGGAGTCGGCATGGTCGGCGGCACGTCGCTTCTGATTCTGGTCAGCGTTGCCCTTGAGACTATGCGGCAAATTGAAGCGAACCTGCTGATGAAGCAGTACGACTAA
- the rplO gene encoding 50S ribosomal protein L15 has translation MGLHNFSPSPGSTRPKRRVARGIGSGMGKTATRGTKGQKARRQIHPNFEGGQSPIFRRLPVKKGFRNVNHLEFSVVNLDDLEKHFSAGDEVTIEALIAKGVVSLAKVDGVKVLAFGTLSKKLTVKAHRFSAKAKEAIEANGGQAVSL, from the coding sequence ATGGGTCTGCATAACTTTTCACCAAGCCCTGGCTCCACTCGCCCAAAGCGACGTGTAGCTCGTGGCATCGGCTCGGGCATGGGTAAAACCGCGACCCGAGGTACCAAGGGACAGAAGGCTCGACGCCAGATTCACCCTAATTTCGAGGGTGGACAAAGCCCAATTTTTCGCCGACTTCCGGTGAAGAAGGGCTTCCGCAACGTCAATCACCTCGAGTTCTCGGTGGTGAACCTGGACGATCTTGAGAAGCATTTCAGCGCGGGTGACGAAGTCACCATCGAAGCGTTGATCGCTAAGGGCGTCGTTTCGCTCGCAAAGGTCGACGGAGTTAAAGTCCTTGCCTTCGGCACGCTTAGCAAAAAGCTGACGGTCAAGGCACATCGCTTCAGCGCGAAAGCAAAGGAAGCGATTGAGGCCAACGGAGGCCAGGCAGTCTCACTGTGA
- the rpsE gene encoding 30S ribosomal protein S5, which translates to MMNRLSGKRESRNTEGPQLDVRVIRTNKVFKTHKGGKTASWSILVVVGDNKGSVGVGLGKARGIPDAIRKAEEAARKAMFKVPMIGDTIPHEIVAVSGTAQVMLRPAAPGTGVKAGGAVRACLEACGIHNVLAKSLGSRNAINMAYATIEAFKSLANPEDIAARRGIETKQLVPWLEKARKEEEFNASH; encoded by the coding sequence ATGATGAACCGACTCAGCGGAAAGCGAGAAAGCCGGAATACCGAAGGCCCTCAGCTTGACGTTCGAGTTATCCGAACAAACAAGGTCTTTAAGACCCATAAAGGTGGAAAAACCGCTAGCTGGTCGATCCTCGTCGTTGTTGGAGACAACAAAGGCAGCGTTGGCGTTGGTCTCGGAAAGGCTCGGGGAATCCCCGACGCCATTCGAAAGGCCGAAGAAGCTGCGCGAAAAGCAATGTTCAAGGTCCCGATGATTGGCGATACGATTCCTCACGAGATCGTCGCCGTCAGCGGAACTGCTCAGGTCATGCTTCGACCAGCCGCACCGGGTACCGGTGTTAAGGCCGGCGGTGCAGTTCGAGCTTGCCTTGAAGCTTGCGGAATTCACAACGTTCTCGCAAAGTCGCTCGGTAGTCGAAACGCCATCAACATGGCGTATGCCACCATCGAAGCCTTCAAGTCTCTGGCGAACCCAGAAGACATCGCGGCTCGACGTGGTATCGAAACCAAGCAGCTCGTCCCGTGGCTTGAGAAAGCTCGCAAGGAGGAAGAATTCAATGCTTCGCATTAA
- the rplR gene encoding 50S ribosomal protein L18, producing the protein MAKQTRQELRLARHARLRKRITGTPEKPRLSVYRSLKHISAQIIDDTTGKTLVAASSLEKDLKATGNIEGAKLVGQAIAERAKKAGLSTVIFDRGGFKYHGRVASLADGAREAGLEF; encoded by the coding sequence ATGGCAAAGCAAACAAGACAAGAACTTCGCCTCGCACGGCACGCTCGCCTTCGCAAGCGTATCACCGGTACTCCGGAAAAGCCGCGCCTGAGCGTTTATCGCAGCCTGAAGCACATTTCAGCGCAGATTATCGACGACACGACGGGTAAGACTCTGGTCGCCGCAAGCTCCTTGGAAAAGGATCTCAAGGCTACAGGGAACATCGAGGGTGCCAAGCTGGTGGGTCAGGCAATTGCCGAGCGAGCCAAGAAGGCCGGTCTCTCAACCGTTATCTTTGACCGTGGAGGCTTCAAGTACCACGGCCGAGTTGCATCCCTTGCGGACGGCGCTCGTGAAGCCGGGTTGGAGTTCTAA
- the rplF gene encoding 50S ribosomal protein L6, whose translation MSRIGIKPIEVPGGVTITVEEATNTVIVKGPKGELKQPISRLLSVKQEDGKVNLERPNNLREARSQHGLARTLVANMVEGVTKGHTKQLDIIGVGYRATMEGRGLNLAMGYSHPVKVEAPEGITLEIKADDKARTQSIIVTGIDKALVGQVAADIRKVRKPEPYKGKGIRYQGEVIKLKAGKRASAKK comes from the coding sequence ATGTCACGAATCGGAATTAAGCCAATCGAAGTCCCGGGCGGAGTGACCATCACGGTTGAAGAAGCAACCAATACAGTCATCGTCAAGGGACCTAAGGGTGAACTGAAGCAACCAATCTCCCGCCTTCTCTCTGTAAAGCAAGAAGACGGAAAGGTCAATCTTGAGCGTCCAAACAACTTGCGAGAAGCTCGAAGCCAGCACGGCCTTGCTCGAACGCTGGTTGCAAACATGGTTGAAGGCGTGACCAAGGGTCACACCAAGCAGCTCGACATCATCGGTGTTGGTTACCGCGCAACCATGGAAGGTCGAGGTCTCAACCTTGCAATGGGTTACTCGCACCCGGTTAAGGTCGAAGCTCCTGAGGGAATCACCCTTGAGATCAAGGCTGACGACAAGGCTCGAACCCAAAGCATCATCGTTACCGGTATCGACAAGGCCCTCGTTGGTCAGGTCGCCGCCGACATCCGAAAGGTACGAAAGCCAGAGCCATACAAGGGCAAGGGAATTCGCTACCAGGGTGAAGTGATCAAGCTCAAGGCTGGTAAGAGGGCCTCGGCTAAGAAGTAA
- the rpsH gene encoding 30S ribosomal protein S8 has product MHSDPIADLLTRIRNGCQARMISVDVPHSKIKVEIVKLLQAEGYVESYEVTTESKFPNIRVVLKYDNRRRPLIHELKRVSKPGLRVYSDVTELKPIRNGLATRILTTNMGLMTDREARRRKIGGEVLCEVY; this is encoded by the coding sequence ATGCACAGCGATCCAATTGCAGATCTCCTCACGCGAATTCGAAACGGATGCCAGGCGCGGATGATTAGCGTCGATGTTCCTCACTCGAAGATCAAAGTTGAAATTGTCAAACTTCTTCAAGCGGAGGGCTACGTCGAAAGCTACGAAGTCACGACTGAATCCAAGTTTCCCAACATTCGTGTTGTTCTCAAATATGACAACCGACGACGACCGCTCATTCATGAGCTGAAGCGGGTTTCCAAGCCCGGCCTTCGCGTCTACTCGGACGTCACCGAACTCAAGCCCATCCGAAACGGTCTTGCCACGCGCATTCTGACCACGAACATGGGATTGATGACTGACCGCGAGGCGCGCCGACGCAAGATCGGTGGCGAAGTCCTCTGTGAGGTGTACTAA
- a CDS encoding uS14 family ribosomal protein — MQQAQWARLIAEEKAILELPKEKREEALAAFKAKRIKNRMFKTRRYNRCNLTGRAHGYIGFFGLCRQSFREKAHRGELPGITKSSW; from the coding sequence GTGCAGCAAGCCCAATGGGCGCGGCTCATTGCGGAAGAAAAGGCTATCCTTGAACTTCCCAAAGAGAAGCGAGAAGAGGCTTTGGCTGCTTTCAAAGCGAAGCGAATCAAGAACCGCATGTTCAAGACTCGCCGCTACAACCGATGCAACCTCACCGGTCGAGCACACGGTTACATCGGCTTCTTCGGCCTCTGCCGACAGTCCTTCCGGGAGAAGGCTCACCGCGGTGAACTTCCGGGCATCACTAAGTCCAGCTGGTAA